The Planococcus liqunii genome includes a region encoding these proteins:
- the lepB gene encoding signal peptidase I produces the protein MEPEVKKKNEVWEWSKALLIAFGLAAIIRFFFFTPIVVDGESMMPTLEHGDRMIVNKIGYTVGDPDRFDIIVFHAPEEKDYIKRIIGLPGDHLAYENDQLYINGEAVEEPYLDAYKQGITGTLTEDFTLEERTNESTIPEGYVFVMGDNRRASKDSRHIGLVPMEEVIGSTNFVFWPMPEAGVVN, from the coding sequence ATGGAACCTGAAGTGAAGAAAAAAAATGAAGTATGGGAATGGTCTAAGGCTCTACTGATTGCATTTGGGCTTGCTGCAATTATACGATTTTTCTTTTTCACGCCAATTGTCGTTGACGGTGAATCGATGATGCCGACTCTTGAGCACGGCGACCGCATGATCGTTAACAAAATAGGCTATACTGTCGGGGATCCTGATCGATTTGATATTATTGTTTTTCATGCACCTGAAGAAAAAGACTATATTAAGCGGATCATCGGTTTGCCGGGAGATCATCTGGCATACGAAAACGATCAGCTTTATATAAACGGCGAAGCGGTGGAAGAACCCTATTTGGATGCCTATAAACAAGGCATTACCGGAACGTTGACAGAAGATTTTACATTAGAAGAAAGAACCAATGAAAGTACGATCCCGGAAGGTTATGTATTTGTAATGGGCGACAACCGGAGAGCCAGCAAAGACAGCCGCCACATTGGCTTAGTGCCGATGGAAGAAGTCATCGGCAGCACCAATTTTGTGTTCTGGCCGATGCCGGAAGCGGGAGTCGTTAACTAA
- the rplS gene encoding 50S ribosomal protein L19, translated as MQNIIADITKEQLRTDLPDFRPGDTVRVHVKVVEGTRERIQMYEGVVIGRRGGGISESFTVRKISYGVGVERTFPVHTPKIAQLDVVRRGKVRRAKLYYLRNLRGKAARIKEIR; from the coding sequence ATGCAAAACATTATTGCAGACATTACTAAAGAACAACTTCGCACGGATCTTCCAGATTTCCGTCCGGGAGACACTGTTCGTGTACACGTGAAAGTTGTCGAGGGAACTCGCGAACGTATTCAAATGTACGAAGGAGTTGTAATCGGTCGCCGTGGAGGCGGAATCAGTGAATCATTCACAGTCCGCAAAATCTCTTACGGTGTTGGTGTTGAACGTACATTCCCTGTACACACGCCAAAAATTGCACAACTTGATGTTGTTCGTCGTGGTAAAGTACGTCGTGCGAAATTGTACTACTTGCGTAACCTACGCGGTAAAGCAGCACGCATCAAAGAAATTCGATAA